The genomic stretch TCATGTGAATTATACTAAGTGTGACACGAATATTCAAAATTCGACGTAATCCCCAGAAGGACTAATTTCACGGCGGCAGACGTCGTTCGTTGCCAATAAACTCTTCGAAAGTCAAACCAAAAAGACTGCGCCTTTTCCTTCTACAGTTTCTGCTAGACTTTCTTTAGCTCAGAGTATTGTTTCCAGGCTGCCTACTCTTTTGATGGTTTTTGCGCCTTGTCAAACGGAGTCTTATTCGAAGCAATGTGCGAAGTCAGTCTTTCTGTCGTTTCATAATCCCCTGAATGAACTCAGCCTTACCACTTGTGTAAGCTCCTCTGTTGTCTCTGAACTTCTCGGCAAGCTCTTTTTTGAGATCGGCGTATTGTTGTGCGGCCTCTGGGTTTTCGCGCAAATAGTTCCTGAAGAAGATGTGGTCTCTCCAAAACTTGCTCCCGAAAACGACCATATGTACGTGGTAGTCAATCTCACTGCCGGATCTTTCAAAGTATCTTCTCTCCGGCATTGAATCCTCGTGCTCGGGTCTGTAAAGATAGCCCGTTCTTTCAATGAATGGCACGCAGGTGTCGGCTTGCTCAAGTGATGATACGCCAATCATTATGTCGATAACCGGCTTTGCCCTAAGCCCCGGAACGGCCGTGCTTCCTATGTGTTCTATCGTTTTTCGCAGCTCACTTAGTGAGGCAGAAATCCGCTCGGCTTCCTCATTGAACAGTCTAGGCCAAGCAGTACTGTATTCTTCTACTGTTACCGGCTTTCCTCTCATTCAGGTCACCTCTTCAAATCAATCAGCTGGAAGCCTCTTACACAGCATTGTGCGTTATGATTTCGGGGAAGATCGATTCGAGAATCCTAACCTTCTCCGGAACTTCAGAGATTCCCCAGGGGATGTTCTTCCACGAGCCGGCCAGGAGCCTTCCAAGTCTCCAAAGCCTGGTGGCCGAAAGCCTGCCTGTCAAAAGTGGAACGAGGTCCGAAATCGCTATCTGGAAATCCTCTGTGGCTTCAGTTATCTCTGCTTTGCCGTCTCCTACAAGGATTTTACAGTTATTTTTGGATAGTAATTCGTCTCTCACCTTCAAAACAACACTTCCGCGAACGGAGTTATCCATTAGCTTCGAAATGACTGGAAGCGGGTCGAGAATTCTTACCATCCGTGATGAGGCATCTATC from Mesotoga infera encodes the following:
- a CDS encoding GrpB family protein, with translation MRGKPVTVEEYSTAWPRLFNEEAERISASLSELRKTIEHIGSTAVPGLRAKPVIDIMIGVSSLEQADTCVPFIERTGYLYRPEHEDSMPERRYFERSGSEIDYHVHMVVFGSKFWRDHIFFRNYLRENPEAAQQYADLKKELAEKFRDNRGAYTSGKAEFIQGIMKRQKD